The sequence below is a genomic window from Ignavibacteriales bacterium.
TGTTTCATTCCTGAGCCATCAACATTCATTACATATAATTCTTCGTGTGTTGATCTGTCTCGTTTATCCTTCTGATACGCGAATACGATTTGTTTTCCGTCAGGTGAAAAGCAGGGGTCGCGGTACATTGCGGCAGTGTCGTTCGTTATCTGTTCATACTTCCCGGTTGAAGTATTTACTAAAAATAATTGATAACGGATTTCCTTTCCGATTCTCCCAGCAACTACCATTTCTTTGCAGTTATTCCTGCTGCTCATCCAGCTATCTTCCAGCCGAAGGTCAGTAACCTTCCTGATGTTCTTTCCATTCGCATCCATTTCATATAAAAAATAATTCCTGTAAGCTGTGTCACGGTCACTGATAAAGAAAAGTCTGTTCTTGTAAGAGTTATATGTCCATGCGACATCTTTATGTGCTGTCAGATTTTTTTTGTTGTTCCCATCAATGTCCATTATCATTACTTCGTAGTTGTCGGGCGCTGAACTGTCCGGGGCAAAAACATTGTAAGCAATTCCATATTCTGTCTTCTTCGGTTCATCTTTCTTTTCACAGCCTAAAAAAATTATTGAAGTTAAAAGCAGAGCTAATATTGGTTTCATAATTTCACTTTTACTTTATATGTGTGCGGTTATAAGATTGAATTAGATATTCAGAAACTTTTTTGTTAAAATGTTTTTCATCGGTAAGAACGATCATGTGAGAAATTCTCGGCATTGGTCCTGTAAGTTTTGATTTCTGAAGTGTGTCATTAAATGCGACATCACCAAGATCCATTCCCATTCTCAGTTCTTTTGGTTTAATGTTTATAGCAGCAAACTCCCTTGTTGCTGTAAACGAAACATAAGTTTTCTTGGCTATCATCTGAGTATCAGGAAAATCTTTCAGGATTTTTTTAGATACAAAATCAAACAATGGTTTCATCTGCTCTGATTTTACAAACTGGTTTTCCAGAAGATTATCTTCACTCTGATAAACAGGTTTTCCGTTATTCAGATAAATGCCTGCGACAAATGAAGCCTGCATATGATTCAGCTTATGTTCACTCTTCAGCCAGTTAAGAATTTCCATCTGTTTGGTAAAGCCTTTAGGTTTAACAACGGCTAACCATTGCTCAAGTGTTTTTCCGGTTTTTTCTTTTGCTGTTTGTATGAACTCTAATTCGAATTCGCCTGATGTTTTTGCCATATTACCTCCAGGCTCCGAGTATGAAGCCGATGATTGTGAAATAAACTACTATGTATCCGCCGTTGATAAAAATATATTTCCACGAACGTAATTCAAATAATGCAATAACTGCGAAGATTACTGCAGCCCAGCCAAAGCCGGTAAGGAAGCCTGCAGTCGCGCCCCATGCCGC
It includes:
- a CDS encoding PD40 domain-containing protein gives rise to the protein MKPILALLLTSIIFLGCEKKDEPKKTEYGIAYNVFAPDSSAPDNYEVMIMDIDGNNKKNLTAHKDVAWTYNSYKNRLFFISDRDTAYRNYFLYEMDANGKNIRKVTDLRLEDSWMSSRNNCKEMVVAGRIGKEIRYQLFLVNTSTGKYEQITNDTAAMYRDPCFSPDGKQIVFAYQKDKRDRSTHEELYVMNVDGSGMKQLTTYPEDNISAKDFGYKAGPPKWHPTENFITYISKQDGRNNIFAVSPDGSKQWKLTNSTDNEGWHDWSSDGNWLAYDHSTNDESQYHIMLMNWKTKEIKQLTDTTYKYQQAPVFVVVNR
- a CDS encoding DUF4287 domain-containing protein; this translates as MAKTSGEFELEFIQTAKEKTGKTLEQWLAVVKPKGFTKQMEILNWLKSEHKLNHMQASFVAGIYLNNGKPVYQSEDNLLENQFVKSEQMKPLFDFVSKKILKDFPDTQMIAKKTYVSFTATREFAAINIKPKELRMGMDLGDVAFNDTLQKSKLTGPMPRISHMIVLTDEKHFNKKVSEYLIQSYNRTHIK